A genomic window from Pecten maximus chromosome 2, xPecMax1.1, whole genome shotgun sequence includes:
- the LOC117320589 gene encoding neuronal acetylcholine receptor subunit alpha-3-like produces MIDQSMSVIGWLTLEWNDQRLRWTKAHYDDVDHIYATDSEVWKPELFIDNSVEDVSILQDDNLLFRVSETGRVDWGIPRIFVTTCTIDTTFYPFDTQECVIDVTSWAHTKDELELLHLREHVDVEDVAENGEWLYVTSRVESSVITETVANRMKRYSLLRFVIVLTRRCEYYVTNVILPVLITSFLIILVFILPVDSGEKVSYRSDSVTWPLAVLLTMIADSMPSTSNYVSILSVYLAYTLIMGVLAVGLSVLITRIHSQDPDKPVPVWLHKITRRLFARGACWKGYYCCWNKKEPPSTISHRTNGQRRDYPMYSLARDR; encoded by the exons atgATAGATCAGAGCATGTCTGTGATTGGATGGCTGACGTTG GAATGGAATGATCAACGGCTGAGGTGGACAAAAGCGCATTACGATGACGTAGACCACATTTACGCGACTGATAGTGAGGTCTGGAAACCCGAACTGTTCATTGATAATTC TGTTGAAGACGTGTCGATACTACAAGATGACAATCTGTTATTCCGTGTGTCTGAGACTGGCAGGGTAGACTGGGGTATACCGCGGATCTTCGTCACTACCTGTACTATCGATACCACCTTCTACCCATTTGATACCCAGGAATGTGTCATCGACGTCACCAGTTGGGCCCACACAAAAGACGAACTGGAACTCTTACATCTGAGAGAGCATGTCGACGTCGAGGATGTTGc TGAAAATGGCGAATGGCTGTACGTAACCTCTAGAGTGGAGAGTTCCGTAATTACGGAAACGGTAGCCAATAGAATGAAAAGGTACTCACTCCTCAGGTTCGTCATTGTCCTCACCCGTCGATGCGAGTACTACGTCACTAACGTTATACTCCCAGTACTTATTACGTCATTTCTAATCATCCTCGTCTTCATACTTCCGGTGGACTCCGGTGAGAAGGTGTCGTACAGGTCTGACAGTGTTACTTGGCCTCTGGCTGTACTCCTGACTATGATAGCAGACAGTATGCCTAGCACATCAAACTACGTGTCGATTTTGT CCGTGTACCTGGCCTACACTCTGATTATGGGAGTGCTTGCAGTGGGACTGAGTGTGCTGATCACCCGAATCCACTCTCAGGACCCCGATAAACCCGTGCCTGTCTGGCTACATAAGATTACACGGAGGCTTTTTGCGAGAGGAGCTTGCTGGAAAGGTTATTACTGTTGCTGGAACAAGAAAGAACCCCCAAGTACAATATCGCATAGAACAAATGGACAACGGAGAGATTACCCGATGTATTCCCTGGCCAGAGATCGCTAA